GCGGGTGGTGACCGGCGGCTCGTCGGCGATGGCGCGGCGCAGATCGGCGGCGAGGGGGTCGAGGCCGGAGAGCTCGGGGACGAGGTCGTGGAGGAGCGGCGCGGTGCATCCGCCGAGCTGCTCCCGCAGCGCGGGGAGGCGCTCGAGCGAGAGGCCGAGGGCCCGCAGATCGCGGGCGTTGCCGGCGCGCAGCGAGAGCCGGCCGAGGATGCGCTCGAGATCGGAGAGTTCCTTGAGCAGGCCCGAGAGCTCTTCGCGAAGCACGCCGCGGCCGGCGAGTTCCTCCACCGCGTCGTGGCGGGCGCGGATCGCTTCGAGGTCGAGGAGCGGGTAGAGGATCCAGCGCGAGAGGGTGCGGCCGCCCATCGGCGTGAGGGTCTTGTCGAGGAGGCCGAGCAGCGAGCCCTTCTTCTTGCCGCCCTGCAGGCCCCGCGCGATCTCGAGGTTGTTCACCGTGGCCTCGTCGAGGACGAGGTGCCCTTCCGGATGGAAGACGGTGATCCGATCGACGTGGGCGGCGGTGGTGCCGCGCTGGGTGTCGCCGAGGTAGGCGAGCGCCGCGCCCGCTGCGGCGGTGGCTGCCGGCAGCGGCGTGAGGCCGAAGCCGTCGAGGCTGGCAACGCCGAGCTGCCGCTTGATCCGCTCCTCGGCCCTGCGGGGATCGAAGGCGCTCTCGTCGGGGTGGTCGTGGACGAAGGCCGTGGCGCAGGCGCTGCGCAGCGCCTCCTCGAGGCCGCTGCCGGGAGGCACGATCACCTCCCGCGGCGCGGCGCGGCCGAGCTCGTCGAGGAGGAGCTTGCGATCGCCCACCTCCGCCGCCCGGAACTCGCCGGTGGAGGCGTCGAGGAGCGCGAAGCCGAAGCGATCCTCCAGCGGCACCACCGCAGCGAGGAAGTGGTCGGCGTGGGCGTCGAGGATCTGCTCGTCGAGGACCATGCCGGGCGTGACCAGCTGGGTCACCTCGCGGCGGACCAGGGTCTTCGCCGTGGCGGCGTCCTCCACCTGCTCGCAGATCGCGACCTTGAATCCCTGCTCGATCAGCTTGGCGATGTAGCCCCTGGCGGCGTGGTAGGGGAAGCCGCACATCGGCACCGGGTTGTCGCCCTTGGAGCGCGAGGTGAGCACGATGCCGAGGGCCTGCGAGGCCTGCACCGCGTCCTCGAAGAACATCTCGTAGAAGTCGCCGAGCCGGAAGAAGAGGATGGCGTCCTGGTGCTGCGCCTTCGTCTCCAGGTACTGGCGCATCAGCGGGGTGACGCCGTCGAAGGCGATCTCGGGCGGGGCTGCGGGCTGGGTGCTCATCGGGCGCGCAGCCTACCCGATCCCGGCGCCCTGCCGAAGGCCCTCTCGCCTGCCCGGCCTCCCGGCGGCCGATCCGGCGAATGCGTGCACCGGTACCGGGCCGGTGCTACCTAGGGAGCGTGCGTGTCCCCGTCTTCCGCGACGCCTTCCGCGACCTGAACCGCCTCCGGCAGATCGCCGCCGTGGTGGTGCGCCACGGCTTCGGCGAGTTCCTCGACAGGAGCCGCGCCTGGGAGTCGCTCGGGAAGAAGGTGGAGGTACCCGCCGATCCGGCGGTGGCCTCCAAGGCGACCGCCGCCCGTTTCCGCGACATGCTCGCCGAGCTGGGGCCGACCTTCGTCAAGCTGGGCCAGGTGCTCTCCACCAGGCCGGACCTCCTCCCCGCCACCTGGGTGGACGAGCTGCGCTCGCTGCAGGACCGGGTGCCGCCGGTGGGGATCGAGGCGATCCGCGCGGAGATCGAGGCCTCCCTGGGCAGGCCCGTCGCCGCGAGCTTCTCGTGGATCGAGGAGAAGCCCCTGGCCTCCGCCTCGATCGCGCAGGTGCACCGGGCGCGGACCGCCTCTGGCGAGCTGGTGGTGGTGAAGGTGCAGCGGCCGGCGATCGAGGAGAAGATCCGCTCCGACGTCGCCATCCTCTACTACTTCGCGCAGCTCCTCGAGGCGGTGGTGGAGGAGACCGGCCTCTACGGCCCGGTGGGGATCGTCGAGGAGTTCGAGCGATCGCTCTCGGAGGAGCTCGACTTCGTCCACGAGGCGGAGAACGTCCGCGCCTTCTGGGAGCGTGCCGCGGAAAGGCCGGGCCTGCGGGTGCCGCAGGTCCACGACGAGCTCTCGGGGCGGCGGGTCCTCACCCTCGAATACCTCGAGGGCCCGAAGATCACCGAGGCCTGCCCGCCCCACGAGCCGAAGAAGCTGGCGCGGACGCTGATCGAGTCGGGCTTCCGGCTCCTCTTCGAGGAGGGGATCTTCCACGGCGATCCGCACCCGGGGAACCTGCTCGTCCTCGAAGACGGCAGGATCGGCGTCCTCGACTTCGGGCTGGTGGGGCGGCTCACCCCGCAGATGCAGGAGACGATCGTCCTGCTCGTGATCGCGGTGGCGCTGCGGGACGCGGACTCCGCGGCGCGGCTCATCTACCGGGTGGGCCTTCCCGATCAGCGCACGAACCTCGCCGCCTTCCGGGCCGACATCGACGGGATCCTGCGCCGCTACCTCGGGCGATCGCTCAAGGAGGTGCCCTCGGCGCAGGTGATGCGGGAGCTCCTCGATCTCACGGTCCGCTACCACATCCGGATCCCGAAGGACTACGCGCTCCTCGCCAAGGCGGTGATGACCACCGAGGGGATCGTCCGGGCGCTCGATCCGGAGCTCGACCTCCTCACCTTCGGCGTGCCCTACGCCCGGGAGCTGCTCCAGGGGCGCTTCGACCCGGCGGCGTTGCTGGGAATGGGCACGCCGATGAAGTCGATGCTGCGCCTCTCGACGGTGCTGCAGGACGTACCCACCCAGCTCTCGCAGATCCTCCTCGATCTCGAAGGGGGCAAGTTCACGGTGCAGGCCCGCTCGCCGGAGGTGCAGCGGATCGAGGGCGCCATCCGCGGGATGGGCGTCACCGTCTTCCTCGGCCTGATCGCATCGGCGCTGGTGATCGGCGCGTTCTTCTCGCTGGCGCGGATCGACTGGCTGGTGGGCGGGCGCATCCCCTTCGCGGTGATCGTCGCTGCGGTGGGGCTCCTCGGCGCCGGTGCGCTCTTCTGGGCGGCCTTGAGCTGGTCGGCGATGCAGGGGCGCTTCCGCAAGATCCGCCTCTCCCGCTGGCTGGGGCGCGGGCGGGGCCGGATCGGGCGGCGCTGAAAGCGGGAAAGGCGCGCTCGCCCATTGCGCCGCGCCACCCACTCGTCGTAGGAGGCGCCATGGCCTGTGTCTGCGGAAACGAAGGAAGCTACGAGACCTGCTGCGCCCCCTACCACCGGGGCGAGGCGCTGCCCCCCACCGCCGAAGCGCTGATGCGCTCGCGCTACAGCGCGTACGTGAAGGGGGAGATCGACTACATCCTCCAGACCCACGATCCGGAGACCCGCGAGGTGGCGGATCGCGAGGAGATCGAGCGCTGGTCCCGCGAGGCCGACTGGAAGGGCCTCGAGATCCACCGGGCCAGCGGCGGCCCCGGCGACGAGAAGGGCGAGGTGGAGTTCACCGCCAGCTGGCGCGAGGCGGGCCGGGATCGCACCCACCGCGAGTGCTCGCACTTCCGGCCCGGCGAGGGCGGCGGCTGGAATTACGTGAGCGGCCACCAGGTGCAGGTGCCGGTGGTGGCTGGTCCGAAGACCGGCCGCAACGATCCCTGCCCCTGCGGCAGCGGCAAGAAGTTCAAGAAGTGCTGCGCCGCCTGATCCAGCCCCTGGCCCGTGGCGCCTCTCACCACCGGTACGCATACCGGCGGTGAGAGGCCTCCTCGCCTTCAGCTGCCGGCGGCGCGGAAGATCCAGGGGTAGCTGACCACCACCTCCCCGCCGCCCTTCGGCGCCGGGAAGCGCCAGCGCTGGATCCTGCCGACGATGCAGCTGCCGACGGCGCCGTCCCCCACCGAGTCCTCGGTGACGTGGGCCACCGAGACCCCGCCGGTGCCGTCGATGGTGAAGAGCACCGCCACCTTGCCCTGGAGCGAAGGGTCGCGCTGGAGCGCCTGCTCGTAGCAGTGGCGGATCTGCGCCCACTTCGACCGGATCACCCTGCCGATCACCTCCTTGTCGAGGCCGCCGACCACCCGGGTCTCGCCGGGGAGGATCCGGGTCGGCATCTTGCCGCCGGCGCCGAGCTCGAGGCCGCCGCCGCCCGGCCCGTTGCCGAGGGCACCGGTGCCGATGCCGCCGAGGTGCAGGCCGTCGCCACCGCCGCCGGGGCCCACGCCTCTGGAGCCGAGGGCGCCGACGCCGTGGGCATCGCCGAGCCCGTGGCCGCCCTGGAGCCCACCGAGGGCCTCGTTGATCCCCTGCCCGAGGCCGCTGCCGGAGAAGAGCTCGCCGCTGGCGGCGCCGGCGCCGTCGAGGAAGCGGAGGATGCCGCTTTGCAGCGCGAGCGCACGGTCCCGCTCCCGCTTGCGGCCCGGGTGCCGGGAGCGGGCCTTCGGCTCGACCTCCTTCACGTCGAAGCGGCCGATCCGCCCCTCCTCCGCCGGCGCCTTTGGGGCCGCCGGGCGGGCGAAGTCGGGTTTCGGCAGCGGCTCCTCCTGCTTCGGCAGGTAGACGACCTGCCGCCGTC
This region of Vulgatibacter sp. genomic DNA includes:
- a CDS encoding ABC1 kinase family protein, with the translated sequence MRVPVFRDAFRDLNRLRQIAAVVVRHGFGEFLDRSRAWESLGKKVEVPADPAVASKATAARFRDMLAELGPTFVKLGQVLSTRPDLLPATWVDELRSLQDRVPPVGIEAIRAEIEASLGRPVAASFSWIEEKPLASASIAQVHRARTASGELVVVKVQRPAIEEKIRSDVAILYYFAQLLEAVVEETGLYGPVGIVEEFERSLSEELDFVHEAENVRAFWERAAERPGLRVPQVHDELSGRRVLTLEYLEGPKITEACPPHEPKKLARTLIESGFRLLFEEGIFHGDPHPGNLLVLEDGRIGVLDFGLVGRLTPQMQETIVLLVIAVALRDADSAARLIYRVGLPDQRTNLAAFRADIDGILRRYLGRSLKEVPSAQVMRELLDLTVRYHIRIPKDYALLAKAVMTTEGIVRALDPELDLLTFGVPYARELLQGRFDPAALLGMGTPMKSMLRLSTVLQDVPTQLSQILLDLEGGKFTVQARSPEVQRIEGAIRGMGVTVFLGLIASALVIGAFFSLARIDWLVGGRIPFAVIVAAVGLLGAGALFWAALSWSAMQGRFRKIRLSRWLGRGRGRIGRR
- a CDS encoding YchJ family protein; protein product: MACVCGNEGSYETCCAPYHRGEALPPTAEALMRSRYSAYVKGEIDYILQTHDPETREVADREEIERWSREADWKGLEIHRASGGPGDEKGEVEFTASWREAGRDRTHRECSHFRPGEGGGWNYVSGHQVQVPVVAGPKTGRNDPCPCGSGKKFKKCCAA
- a CDS encoding TonB family protein, whose translation is MNETIAPRGGERGRDAASFWFGEGSAVPAGGRVVLEIAVGWGDQLLEAVHAADAEVSVGDLPGCTIAAPVEGRHVVARRVAGGVELVAPPGGRLEAWSDGVGSACAGPLLLGEAGQGVIRIGPLAISLRLGAAVERSGRSGGAVDLAWARALSFSAMGAGFLLAAIGVTPRGEVALGDALFAEGRRQVVYLPKQEEPLPKPDFARPAAPKAPAEEGRIGRFDVKEVEPKARSRHPGRKRERDRALALQSGILRFLDGAGAASGELFSGSGLGQGINEALGGLQGGHGLGDAHGVGALGSRGVGPGGGGDGLHLGGIGTGALGNGPGGGGLELGAGGKMPTRILPGETRVVGGLDKEVIGRVIRSKWAQIRHCYEQALQRDPSLQGKVAVLFTIDGTGGVSVAHVTEDSVGDGAVGSCIVGRIQRWRFPAPKGGGEVVVSYPWIFRAAGS